One Robbsia sp. KACC 23696 DNA segment encodes these proteins:
- a CDS encoding HNH/endonuclease VII fold putative polymorphic toxin, which translates to MVPLTDSNNTWILGDNKQPIMTRELTYQVNGKNVIGQDHSAGHYYDEGGIGDQPPHHNVRPEGDTRTGKVSGIEDHYYFNCPNKK; encoded by the coding sequence ATGGTTCCATTGACCGACTCAAATAATACTTGGATTTTGGGCGACAACAAGCAACCGATCATGACTAGGGAATTGACCTATCAGGTCAATGGGAAGAACGTGATTGGTCAAGACCACTCCGCGGGGCATTATTACGATGAAGGAGGTATTGGTGATCAGCCGCCGCACCATAACGTCCGACCCGAAGGCGATACACGGACGGGAAAAGTTAGCGGCATAGAAGATCACTACTATTTCAATTGTCCGAATAAGAAATGA
- a CDS encoding OmpA family protein encodes MGSKRFQTPLRGRLAVTMSSALLTGLAGVLCVPAAAYADDAGANVTVNRIGGDNARATVLDGGASGGSTTLASNRGDIGGSGGSGGARVTSTAPATSTSIDAAPGPGGAMRPGQVVVGGIVPDDATKAAVLARVQALYGAGNVQDQLTVGNVSTPANWSGNVQKLLTTNLKTVHRGQLKVDGTQIDVRGEVSNEAQRQQVASDMATALNPTFTIRNGLRVAAPQQQQNLLDRTLANRTIEFEIGSSVLAPEGKAILDQMATALATMQGTRVAIVGHTDNTGDRRSNIALSQARADAVKGYLVGRGIPAQQMDSSGVGPDQPIAPNDTADGRARNRRIEFRAGT; translated from the coding sequence ATGGGTTCAAAGCGTTTTCAAACGCCGTTGCGCGGCAGACTGGCGGTGACGATGTCGAGCGCGTTGCTGACGGGCCTGGCAGGCGTGCTCTGCGTCCCTGCAGCGGCCTATGCCGACGACGCCGGCGCGAACGTCACGGTGAACCGGATCGGTGGCGACAACGCACGGGCGACCGTGCTCGATGGTGGCGCAAGCGGCGGTAGCACGACGCTGGCGTCGAACCGCGGCGACATCGGTGGCAGCGGCGGCAGCGGTGGCGCACGGGTTACTTCGACCGCGCCGGCGACCAGCACGTCGATCGACGCGGCACCGGGACCGGGCGGCGCGATGCGGCCGGGTCAGGTGGTCGTGGGCGGCATCGTCCCCGACGACGCGACGAAGGCCGCCGTGCTGGCACGCGTCCAGGCGCTCTACGGCGCCGGCAACGTGCAGGATCAGCTCACCGTCGGCAATGTGTCGACGCCGGCGAACTGGTCGGGCAATGTGCAGAAGTTGCTGACGACGAATCTGAAGACCGTGCATCGCGGGCAGTTGAAGGTGGACGGCACGCAGATCGACGTGCGTGGCGAAGTGAGCAATGAAGCGCAGCGCCAGCAAGTAGCCAGCGACATGGCCACGGCCTTGAATCCGACGTTCACGATCCGCAACGGCCTGCGGGTGGCCGCGCCGCAACAGCAACAGAACCTGCTGGATCGGACGCTGGCCAATCGCACGATCGAATTCGAGATCGGCAGCTCGGTGCTGGCGCCGGAGGGCAAGGCCATCCTCGATCAGATGGCGACGGCACTGGCGACGATGCAGGGCACCCGCGTGGCCATCGTCGGCCATACGGACAATACCGGCGATCGCCGCTCGAATATCGCGCTGTCGCAGGCGCGCGCCGATGCGGTCAAGGGCTATCTGGTGGGACGCGGCATCCCGGCACAGCAGATGGATAGCAGCGGCGTGGGGCCGGACCAACCGATCGCCCCGAACGATACGGCCGATGGCCGTGCGCGCAACCGTCGGATCGAATTCAGAGCAGGCACGTGA
- the tagF gene encoding type VI secretion system-associated protein TagF gives MSKAIQQHLEYFGKLPSRGDFVRSTRNPQLLNTLDQWLSRTMEMMAEDPRWKLVYDTIAPLHFAFLGSHSKIAVAGHLAASGDASQRRFPFIVAAAFEVQQPMHFQTRSPLALARLWARAEAQMTPLLGPQDPAGALQQLADTLVTVDVTGPGSPHDGTFADFLDHQTLEGLTTMLQAASGGAAVNPRRTLLALGILLKPLIGDTTPRVEKGLTLPLPTDPLYRSLVAVLWLELCAPFVSRADFEVAIVMTKIQGRDRLIIGLDGGSARTLHSVFDPQAYITQNIDIDDPEWVDDQARADPSLTKLVSYLDQPQLSLRVAVDTFREVFTGE, from the coding sequence ATGAGCAAGGCGATCCAACAACATCTGGAGTACTTCGGCAAACTGCCCTCGCGCGGCGACTTCGTCCGCAGCACGCGCAATCCGCAGTTGCTGAATACGCTCGATCAGTGGCTGTCGCGCACGATGGAAATGATGGCCGAGGATCCGCGCTGGAAGCTGGTCTACGACACCATCGCCCCGCTCCATTTCGCGTTTCTCGGCTCGCATAGCAAGATCGCCGTGGCAGGCCATCTCGCCGCCAGCGGCGATGCCTCGCAGCGACGTTTTCCGTTCATCGTGGCGGCCGCTTTCGAAGTGCAGCAACCGATGCACTTTCAGACGCGCAGTCCCTTGGCACTGGCGCGACTCTGGGCGCGCGCGGAAGCGCAGATGACGCCGCTGCTAGGCCCGCAAGATCCCGCCGGCGCGTTGCAGCAACTCGCCGACACGCTGGTCACCGTCGACGTCACCGGCCCGGGCAGTCCGCACGACGGCACCTTTGCCGATTTCCTCGATCATCAGACGCTGGAAGGCCTGACGACGATGCTGCAGGCGGCATCGGGCGGCGCAGCCGTCAATCCGCGCCGTACGCTGCTGGCGCTGGGGATCTTGCTGAAGCCGCTGATCGGCGATACGACACCGCGCGTGGAAAAAGGGCTGACGCTGCCCTTGCCGACGGACCCGCTGTACCGCAGCCTGGTCGCGGTCCTGTGGTTGGAGCTGTGCGCGCCGTTCGTTTCGCGCGCGGACTTCGAGGTGGCCATCGTCATGACGAAGATTCAAGGCCGCGATCGGCTGATCATCGGTCTCGACGGTGGCTCGGCGCGCACCTTGCACAGCGTCTTCGATCCGCAGGCCTATATCACGCAGAACATCGATATCGACGACCCGGAATGGGTCGACGATCAGGCCCGTGCCGACCCGTCGCTGACCAAGCTGGTCAGTTATCTGGATCAACCGCAATTATCGTTGCGCGTCGCCGTGGATACGTTCCGCGAAGTCTTCACCGGAGAGTAG
- a CDS encoding RHS repeat-associated core domain-containing protein produces the protein MATPAATAGTNTATPAPTIYGTVALAGNLPPSDVGNALQRIDQWLREISSGYLTLDRVKTAANVIPVVANILAAADVILDIRDIATSKEPPGVFDWLNLGVDLIGVVAIGVGGEVRMAARPLLHLARENVLSLGKDAAQAGVQLIGDAVIEMLVAHIQTHFQGEIEAYLQALQGLLQGYLTECANKAQEIVNALAQVFEDAADPAHSSLFDASQNQKASDAALERASKAFDAHNPGAVASGLFHYLAEGATALVKEGGQKAAAVAGPPPSEVVALLKGLAASLREKSPLIKQKILALNGNDVGQLMWLMQILQQSVQMWRRRKHKAGSVVGIPPSGTAKVEAHRPDGALERSRGAEAAKGPGAGCPVICDIGGVSASKNSISYALGFERFTHEDFTIPGALPIVWERTYHSRLASYEDSDIGARWTTPFSTRIDESATGALQYHDAMGRTLSYDALAVGAFHDDLTESLTLTRESSDWLVVKRGLELTEAYERRGAHYRLAFIQTRNGAKIILDYDAKHRLSRLGYAEGVLGFRHDAAGRISEILQFDQAGDPISTQPLARYQYAENGDLLVAFDRYGNRRDYTYQHHLVTRYTDRTGRGITLEWDGTDASARCVREYADDGSHDIRLQWHSDMRLTEATDASGARTLYWYDIDGYVYRVQQADGKEEWLHWNKHHWLTQRVFADGSRERYEYDARGNRTRTFGRTGDVTEMRYDDKDQVVALVDPVGGHWLREYDDAGNVVVETDPLERKTQYQYDGAGRPTTIVDAKGGTKKLAYDASGNLIRYTDCSSKTTQWKYDDAGRLLETRDAADGLTQYAYGTNGQLASVATPAGVERVQYDAEARLLEHEDGLARITRYDYDAAGRIRVRRDALGQTLSYAYDRQGRLSGLTDPNGAQYRFAYDPVGRLLEEVGFDGQATQYRYDAGTGRLTEIEEAGRVTGLILDAAGRVTARGDAKYAYDQAGRLADARNSLSTVSHFYDPVGNLIREHHAYSVFGDKRSYVWRHEYDALDNRIASVRPDGHRVDWLRYGSGHVHGMLIDGAEHVQIERDDLHRETSRTLANRITQDTRYDEAGRLQKQTLTRGGMPSAFAVREYRYDRAGQLTQIQDSRRGEIAYKYDPVGRLLEASGPLGRERFAFDPASNIVDLPNGGAGDAGNSLADAYARRDLSGDRGRGREENSFGAEVPKVLGNLLKGYAGTHYEYDAHGNLAMKTSPRGQQRYEWDGFDRLVRADVAETGRRHQARYFYDAFNRRIAKEVDGDQTVFGWDGDRLAFETTATNSTHYLYEADTFVPLAQYRGAVVSGIETPVWHPDDRYVPENDPLMQPPGAQGGVAVYYYQCDQIGTPQYLSDARGDIAIEMSYKAWGEAREVISEAAKAAGITNPLRFQGQYYDAETGGHYNRYRYYAPQVGRFISRDPIGWTGGINVYQYAPNSIGWIDPLGLKCGSMTSRGARREAMRQASIPTSQQPVSQSKNASGREYRYEVPQTGGGTVQATVQQQTMDSSHLDDPHWEAGKVKVDPFSGAVRMNDYGRPKIANPKGKASYGGCND, from the coding sequence ATGGCAACACCGGCGGCGACTGCGGGGACGAACACCGCTACACCGGCACCGACGATCTATGGGACTGTCGCGCTTGCTGGCAACCTTCCGCCGTCCGATGTAGGAAACGCGCTGCAACGGATCGATCAATGGTTGCGTGAAATAAGTAGCGGCTATCTGACGTTAGACCGCGTTAAAACAGCGGCCAACGTCATTCCTGTGGTCGCGAATATTCTCGCGGCTGCCGATGTAATTCTCGATATTCGCGACATTGCCACGTCGAAGGAACCGCCCGGCGTATTCGATTGGTTGAACTTGGGTGTCGATTTGATCGGCGTGGTTGCGATCGGCGTCGGTGGCGAAGTGCGCATGGCCGCGCGTCCCTTATTGCACCTCGCGCGAGAGAACGTATTGTCCTTGGGAAAGGACGCGGCACAAGCCGGCGTGCAACTGATCGGCGACGCTGTTATCGAGATGCTGGTCGCCCATATTCAGACACATTTCCAAGGCGAGATCGAAGCTTATCTGCAAGCGTTGCAAGGCTTATTGCAGGGCTATCTCACGGAATGTGCAAACAAAGCGCAAGAGATCGTTAATGCGCTGGCGCAGGTATTTGAAGATGCTGCGGACCCCGCGCACAGCAGCCTATTCGACGCGAGCCAGAATCAAAAAGCGTCCGACGCTGCGTTAGAGCGCGCTTCTAAAGCCTTCGATGCGCATAATCCCGGAGCGGTTGCATCGGGATTGTTCCATTACTTGGCGGAAGGGGCGACGGCATTGGTCAAGGAAGGCGGCCAAAAAGCTGCTGCGGTGGCCGGGCCTCCACCGTCGGAAGTCGTTGCATTACTCAAAGGATTAGCGGCGTCTCTTCGTGAGAAGAGTCCGCTGATCAAGCAGAAGATCTTGGCGCTGAACGGCAATGACGTTGGCCAGTTGATGTGGCTGATGCAGATCCTGCAGCAGTCGGTGCAAATGTGGCGGCGTCGTAAGCACAAGGCCGGATCGGTTGTCGGTATTCCGCCGAGTGGTACTGCGAAAGTAGAAGCGCATCGCCCTGACGGTGCGTTAGAGCGCTCGCGCGGCGCGGAAGCGGCGAAAGGTCCCGGAGCGGGTTGCCCGGTCATTTGTGACATCGGCGGGGTCTCTGCTTCTAAGAATTCAATTAGCTACGCCTTGGGCTTCGAGCGCTTCACGCACGAGGATTTCACAATTCCCGGCGCGCTGCCGATCGTCTGGGAGCGAACCTACCATTCTCGCCTTGCATCGTACGAGGACAGCGATATCGGCGCGCGTTGGACGACGCCATTCAGCACCCGCATCGACGAGTCCGCGACGGGGGCCTTGCAGTATCACGATGCCATGGGTCGGACGCTTTCCTATGACGCGCTAGCGGTAGGGGCCTTCCACGACGATTTGACGGAATCGTTGACGCTCACGCGCGAGAGCAGCGACTGGCTTGTCGTCAAGCGCGGGCTGGAGTTGACGGAGGCGTATGAACGTCGTGGCGCGCATTATCGGCTGGCCTTTATTCAGACCCGCAACGGCGCGAAAATCATTCTCGATTATGACGCGAAGCATCGTTTGAGTCGTTTGGGTTATGCCGAGGGCGTGCTTGGATTTCGGCATGATGCGGCAGGGCGAATCAGTGAAATCCTACAGTTCGATCAGGCTGGTGACCCGATTAGCACGCAGCCGCTGGCGCGCTATCAATATGCGGAAAACGGCGACTTGCTGGTCGCCTTCGATCGCTATGGCAACCGTCGCGACTATACGTATCAGCATCACCTGGTCACGCGTTATACGGATCGAACAGGACGCGGCATCACGCTGGAGTGGGACGGCACCGACGCCAGTGCGCGATGCGTGCGAGAGTATGCCGACGACGGCAGTCATGACATTCGGCTGCAGTGGCATAGCGACATGCGCTTGACCGAGGCCACCGATGCGAGTGGCGCGCGGACGCTTTATTGGTACGACATCGACGGGTATGTTTATCGTGTGCAGCAAGCCGATGGTAAAGAGGAATGGCTGCATTGGAATAAGCATCATTGGCTGACGCAGCGTGTCTTCGCCGACGGTAGTCGCGAGCGTTATGAGTATGATGCTCGCGGGAACCGAACGCGCACGTTCGGACGCACCGGTGACGTGACGGAAATGCGCTATGACGACAAGGATCAGGTCGTCGCGCTGGTCGATCCGGTTGGCGGGCATTGGTTGCGTGAATATGACGATGCGGGGAATGTCGTTGTCGAAACAGATCCGCTGGAGCGCAAGACGCAGTATCAATACGACGGTGCGGGACGACCGACGACGATCGTCGATGCCAAGGGCGGTACCAAAAAGCTGGCTTACGATGCATCCGGCAACCTGATTCGCTACACCGACTGCTCCAGTAAGACAACGCAGTGGAAATACGATGACGCAGGCCGTCTTCTAGAGACGCGCGATGCAGCAGATGGCTTGACGCAATACGCGTATGGCACGAATGGGCAGTTGGCCTCTGTTGCGACGCCGGCGGGCGTGGAGCGTGTGCAATATGACGCTGAGGCTCGTTTGCTGGAGCACGAGGATGGTCTTGCTCGGATTACGCGCTATGACTACGACGCGGCTGGGCGCATTCGTGTGCGGCGTGACGCGTTGGGGCAGACGCTTTCCTATGCGTATGATCGGCAGGGGCGGTTGAGCGGATTGACGGATCCGAATGGCGCGCAGTATCGCTTTGCGTATGATCCGGTCGGGCGCCTGTTGGAAGAGGTCGGCTTTGATGGTCAAGCGACGCAATATCGCTATGACGCAGGGACGGGTCGACTAACGGAGATCGAGGAAGCCGGGCGCGTGACGGGCTTGATCCTCGATGCGGCGGGCCGTGTGACGGCACGAGGCGATGCGAAGTACGCCTATGATCAGGCGGGACGCTTGGCGGATGCACGTAACAGCTTGAGCACCGTTTCGCATTTCTATGACCCGGTTGGGAATCTGATTCGCGAACACCATGCGTACAGCGTGTTCGGCGACAAGCGCAGCTATGTGTGGCGTCATGAGTATGACGCGCTAGACAATCGCATTGCCAGCGTACGGCCGGATGGGCATCGGGTAGATTGGCTGCGTTACGGTTCGGGTCACGTGCACGGCATGCTGATCGATGGTGCGGAGCACGTGCAGATCGAGCGCGATGATTTGCATCGGGAGACATCGCGGACGCTGGCGAATCGGATTACGCAGGACACGCGTTATGACGAAGCCGGGCGTTTGCAAAAGCAGACGCTGACAAGAGGCGGGATGCCGTCGGCGTTTGCGGTGCGGGAGTATCGCTATGACCGTGCTGGGCAATTGACGCAGATTCAAGATAGTCGGCGTGGTGAGATCGCGTATAAGTACGATCCTGTTGGACGCTTGCTGGAAGCGTCAGGTCCGCTGGGTCGCGAGCGATTTGCGTTTGATCCGGCGAGCAATATCGTTGATTTGCCGAATGGCGGGGCCGGTGATGCCGGGAATAGCTTGGCCGATGCGTATGCACGTCGAGACCTGTCAGGCGATCGCGGGCGTGGGCGAGAGGAGAATAGCTTCGGTGCTGAAGTGCCAAAGGTGCTTGGCAACCTGTTGAAGGGTTATGCCGGCACGCACTACGAGTACGATGCGCACGGTAACCTTGCGATGAAGACATCGCCGCGTGGACAGCAGCGCTACGAGTGGGATGGTTTCGATAGGCTGGTGCGAGCCGATGTAGCGGAAACAGGAAGGCGTCATCAGGCGCGGTATTTCTACGATGCGTTTAACCGACGAATTGCGAAGGAAGTGGATGGTGATCAAACCGTCTTTGGTTGGGACGGTGATCGACTAGCGTTTGAAACGACGGCGACGAATAGCACGCATTATTTGTATGAGGCGGATACGTTCGTGCCGCTTGCGCAGTATCGTGGCGCGGTAGTCTCTGGTATCGAAACGCCCGTGTGGCACCCGGACGATCGGTACGTGCCGGAGAACGATCCGCTGATGCAGCCGCCCGGTGCACAAGGTGGCGTGGCGGTTTATTACTACCAATGTGACCAGATCGGGACGCCGCAGTACCTGAGCGATGCAAGAGGCGATATCGCTATTGAGATGTCGTATAAGGCTTGGGGTGAGGCGCGAGAGGTGATCAGTGAGGCGGCGAAGGCTGCTGGGATCACGAATCCGCTGCGGTTCCAGGGGCAGTATTACGATGCCGAGACGGGGGGGCATTACAATCGGTATCGGTATTATGCTCCGCAGGTGGGGCGATTCATATCTAGGGATCCTATCGGTTGGACTGGTGGCATCAATGTCTATCAATACGCACCGAATTCTATCGGATGGATTGATCCGCTTGGGCTGAAATGCGGATCGATGACGTCTCGCGGGGCTCGTCGCGAAGCTATGAGGCAAGCAAGCATTCCGACCAGCCAACAGCCAGTGAGTCAATCGAAAAATGCGTCCGGTCGGGAGTATCGATATGAAGTCCCGCAAACAGGCGGGGGGACCGTGCAAGCGACCGTTCAGCAGCAAACGATGGATTCAAGCCATCTGGACGACCCGCATTGGGAGGCAGGTAAGGTTAAGGTGGATCCTTTCAGCGGTGCGGTAAGAATGAACGACTACGGGAGGCCGAAGATAGCTAATCCCAAGGGAAAAGCGTCCTATGGAGGATGCAATGACTGA
- a CDS encoding immunity 50 family protein codes for MKMTSRVINPKALTSMYDDFPALNGSELTDVHVKRDEPRLSIKLITKEKPKISPHRWPKNYDVVYLELSFIGMSGLLFDRWGIENIVERFELEDVGETASVRFFLKNQATLTFSCDWIRVESIAYGFIGSP; via the coding sequence ATGAAAATGACCTCAAGGGTTATTAATCCCAAAGCGTTAACCTCCATGTATGACGATTTTCCGGCGCTTAATGGATCCGAGCTTACCGATGTCCATGTCAAGCGAGATGAGCCGAGGTTATCGATTAAGCTCATAACGAAGGAGAAGCCAAAAATTTCTCCTCACCGGTGGCCGAAGAATTATGACGTGGTTTACCTTGAGCTATCTTTTATCGGTATGAGTGGTTTATTATTCGATCGGTGGGGGATTGAGAACATCGTTGAAAGATTTGAATTGGAGGATGTGGGGGAAACTGCATCCGTAAGATTTTTTTTGAAAAATCAAGCAACACTGACATTTTCATGTGACTGGATTCGCGTTGAAAGTATTGCGTACGGATTTATTGGCAGTCCGTGA